One region of Pseudomonas alvandae genomic DNA includes:
- a CDS encoding PLP-dependent cysteine synthase family protein: MNDHRQWAREAIRIIEADFQRSADTHLIPLPLPGLPGIELYFKDESSHPTGSLKHRLARSLFLYALCNGWLKPGAPVIEASSGSTAISEAYFARLLGLPFIAVMPASTSREKIAQIAFYGGQSHLVDDPTQIYAESERLAREHDGHFIDQFTYAERATDWRANNNIAESIFQQMRFEQHPEPTWLISSPGTGGTTATLGRYVRYRQHCTRVLCADAERSVFFDYYRSGDASLRLDCGSRIEGIGRPRVEASFLPKVIDAMVKVPDALSLAAMHYLAQRLGRRVGGSSGTNLIGALIAAKCMVDASESGSIVAILCDGGERYATTYYDPAWLKEQGYELDALISAVAACVERGEALPESVLRANI; encoded by the coding sequence ATGAACGACCACCGCCAGTGGGCGCGCGAAGCCATTCGCATCATCGAGGCCGATTTCCAGCGCAGCGCCGATACGCACCTGATCCCGCTGCCGTTGCCTGGATTACCGGGCATCGAGCTGTATTTCAAGGATGAGTCGAGTCATCCCACCGGCAGCCTCAAGCATCGACTGGCCCGATCCCTGTTTCTCTACGCGTTGTGCAACGGCTGGCTCAAGCCCGGTGCGCCGGTGATCGAGGCGTCCAGCGGATCGACGGCGATCTCCGAGGCTTACTTCGCGAGATTGCTGGGCCTGCCATTCATCGCGGTGATGCCTGCGAGCACTTCGCGGGAAAAAATTGCACAGATCGCTTTTTATGGCGGCCAGAGCCATTTGGTCGATGATCCTACGCAGATTTACGCCGAGTCCGAGCGCCTGGCCCGTGAGCATGACGGGCATTTCATCGACCAATTCACCTACGCCGAGCGCGCCACGGACTGGCGAGCCAATAACAACATTGCCGAGTCGATCTTTCAGCAGATGCGCTTCGAGCAGCATCCAGAGCCGACTTGGCTGATTTCCAGTCCCGGCACCGGCGGTACGACTGCCACCCTGGGACGCTACGTACGCTACCGCCAGCATTGCACCCGGGTGCTGTGTGCCGATGCCGAGCGTTCGGTGTTCTTTGACTACTACCGCAGTGGCGATGCCAGTCTGCGCCTGGATTGCGGTTCGCGGATCGAAGGCATCGGCCGGCCACGGGTCGAAGCGTCATTCCTGCCCAAAGTCATCGATGCGATGGTCAAGGTGCCGGACGCCTTGTCCCTCGCGGCCATGCATTACCTGGCCCAACGCCTGGGACGACGGGTCGGAGGTTCCAGCGGCACCAACCTGATCGGCGCGCTGATTGCCGCAAAATGCATGGTGGACGCCAGCGAATCGGGCTCGATCGTGGCGATCTTGTGTGATGGCGGGGAGCGTTACGCCACGACTTATTACGATCCGGCGTGGCTCAAGGAGCAAGGGTATGAATTGGACGCGTTGATCAGCGCCGTGGCGGCATGTGTGGAGCGAGGCGAAGCGCTGCCGGAGAGTGTGTTGCGGGCCAATATTTGA
- the nhaA gene encoding Na+/H+ antiporter NhaA: MALRNSLSRFFQLEAASGLLLIAAAVLALVINNSPLSWLYAGLLDTPVVAQVGALKIAKPLLLWINDGLMALFFLLIGLEVKREVLDGQLSKPSQIVLPGAAAIGGMLVPALIYWFLNRDNPAALAGWAIPTATDIAFALGVLALLGKRVPVSLKLFLMTLAIIDDLGAIIIIAIFYSGALSTLSLGLAAACIAGLVAMNRMGVVKLGPYMVVGLILWVCVLKSGVHATLAGVTLAFCIPLRTKNAETSPLLTLEHALHPWVAYGILPLFAFANAGLSLSGVTVESFTHHVPMGIAIGLLLGKTVGVFGLTWLAVKIGIASLPSGANWGQVLGVAILCGIGFTMSLFVGSLAFEPGVSEYAGMDRMGILTGSILAALIGYGVTAMASRRAALTS; encoded by the coding sequence TTGGCTCTACGTAATTCTTTGTCACGTTTTTTCCAACTCGAAGCGGCCAGTGGCCTGTTGCTGATCGCCGCCGCTGTGCTGGCCCTGGTCATCAACAATTCGCCATTATCCTGGCTTTATGCCGGCTTGCTGGACACGCCCGTGGTTGCCCAAGTCGGTGCGCTGAAAATCGCCAAGCCCCTTCTGCTGTGGATCAACGACGGTTTGATGGCGTTGTTCTTCCTGCTGATTGGCCTGGAGGTCAAGCGCGAGGTACTCGATGGGCAACTGTCGAAGCCTTCGCAAATCGTCTTGCCGGGCGCAGCGGCGATCGGTGGCATGCTGGTGCCCGCACTGATCTATTGGTTCCTGAACCGCGACAATCCCGCCGCTCTTGCCGGCTGGGCCATTCCGACGGCCACCGATATTGCCTTCGCCCTGGGCGTGCTGGCATTGCTCGGCAAACGGGTGCCCGTATCGCTCAAGCTGTTCCTGATGACCCTGGCGATCATCGATGACCTGGGCGCCATTATCATTATCGCGATCTTCTATTCGGGTGCCTTGTCGACCTTGTCGCTGGGACTGGCGGCCGCGTGCATAGCCGGCCTGGTGGCGATGAACCGGATGGGCGTGGTCAAGCTCGGCCCCTATATGGTGGTCGGGCTGATTCTTTGGGTCTGCGTGCTCAAGAGCGGCGTCCACGCCACGCTGGCGGGTGTGACCCTGGCGTTCTGTATTCCGTTGCGCACGAAGAACGCCGAAACCTCTCCGTTGTTGACGCTGGAGCATGCCCTGCATCCCTGGGTGGCCTACGGCATCCTGCCGCTGTTTGCCTTCGCCAACGCCGGTCTGTCGCTGAGTGGCGTCACGGTGGAGAGCTTCACTCACCATGTGCCGATGGGCATTGCGATCGGTCTGTTGCTTGGCAAGACCGTCGGCGTGTTCGGCCTGACCTGGCTGGCCGTCAAGATCGGCATCGCCAGCCTGCCCAGCGGCGCGAACTGGGGCCAGGTGCTGGGGGTGGCGATACTTTGCGGGATCGGCTTTACGATGAGTCTGTTCGTGGGTTCCCTGGCGTTTGAGCCGGGTGTGAGTGAGTACGCGGGCATGGATCGGATGGGGATTCTTACCGGATCGATCCTGGCGGCGTTGATTGGGTATGGGGTGACGGCTATGGCCAGTCGCAGGGCTGCGCTGACGTCGTGA
- a CDS encoding integrase core domain-containing protein, which translates to MPWRELKPMDLKLLFIADFIKGPPSFSALCQAYEISRKTGYKWVERYEREGPAGLEEHSRRRLTQEWVVPLAVREAIIELRGRGETEPGPKKIQAALLERFPDQAPPSKTSIYNILKKAELVKPRRLRQRVAVYPKPLQKAEAPNQLFSADYKGQFLTGAGVWCYPLTIMDHASRFLLACHSMASTNFQETQAVFTQVFREHGLPERIRTDNGVPFASKGRAGLSQLSIWWLRLGIIPERIAPGRPEQNGRHERMHRTLKSTLPSPPAVAWEAQQRHFDRFRQHYNYERLHEALNQKTPASCYEPSSRQYPEKLPEMTYPSHIDSLQADCSGIVNRRGVRIYVGYVLKHQTIGLEQIEDGIWDVIFGPIILGRIDVRDAIDGYVTLRVLPM; encoded by the coding sequence ATGCCATGGCGAGAGCTGAAACCTATGGACCTGAAACTGCTGTTCATTGCGGACTTCATCAAAGGCCCGCCCAGCTTCAGTGCGCTTTGCCAAGCCTACGAGATCAGCCGCAAGACTGGCTATAAATGGGTCGAGCGGTATGAGAGGGAAGGGCCCGCCGGACTGGAAGAACATAGCCGTCGTCGGCTTACCCAGGAATGGGTAGTGCCGCTGGCTGTCCGTGAGGCGATCATTGAGTTACGCGGTCGGGGTGAGACAGAGCCTGGCCCCAAGAAAATTCAGGCGGCTTTGCTCGAGCGTTTTCCTGACCAGGCGCCGCCATCAAAGACGTCGATCTACAACATCCTAAAGAAAGCTGAGCTGGTCAAACCACGCCGATTGCGTCAACGAGTGGCGGTTTATCCCAAACCACTGCAGAAAGCAGAGGCTCCCAACCAGCTATTCAGCGCCGATTACAAAGGCCAATTCCTGACAGGTGCGGGCGTCTGGTGCTATCCATTGACGATCATGGACCATGCCAGTCGTTTCTTGCTCGCTTGCCACAGCATGGCTAGCACCAATTTCCAGGAAACCCAGGCGGTGTTTACTCAGGTGTTTCGTGAACATGGTCTGCCGGAGCGCATTCGTACCGACAATGGTGTTCCGTTTGCGAGCAAAGGGCGTGCGGGCCTTTCCCAGTTGTCCATCTGGTGGTTGCGTCTAGGGATCATTCCCGAGCGGATCGCCCCCGGCAGGCCGGAGCAAAATGGCCGACATGAACGTATGCATCGAACGTTGAAAAGCACTCTTCCGTCACCCCCTGCAGTAGCGTGGGAGGCTCAACAACGGCACTTTGATCGTTTCAGGCAACATTACAACTATGAGCGTTTGCACGAGGCTCTTAATCAGAAGACACCCGCGTCCTGCTATGAGCCTTCGTCCCGCCAATATCCCGAGAAGCTTCCCGAGATGACCTACCCGAGCCATATCGATAGCCTCCAAGCGGACTGCTCGGGCATCGTCAATCGTCGTGGTGTAAGGATCTACGTCGGCTATGTGCTCAAGCACCAGACCATTGGACTGGAGCAAATAGAGGACGGGATCTGGGATGTTATCTTCGGTCCAATCATCCTTGGACGGATTGATGTAAGAGATGCCATTGATGGCTACGTGACACTCCGGGTGTTACCTATGTGA
- a CDS encoding glycine zipper 2TM domain-containing protein, with amino-acid sequence MRKSVLLVASFSTMAMLLTGCQSSLTGDSYSRDEARRVQTIRMGTIESLRPVKIEGTKTPIGGAAGAVVGGVGGSAIGGGRGSIVAAVIGAVAGGLIGSATEEGLTRTQGVEITVREDDGSMRAYVQQVQENEVFRVGERVRISTVGGTSRVSH; translated from the coding sequence ATGCGTAAGTCTGTTTTGCTGGTTGCTTCCTTTTCCACGATGGCGATGTTGCTCACTGGCTGTCAGTCGAGCCTGACCGGTGACTCCTATTCTCGTGACGAAGCGCGTCGCGTCCAGACGATTCGTATGGGGACCATCGAATCCCTGCGCCCGGTCAAGATCGAAGGCACCAAGACCCCGATCGGCGGAGCTGCCGGTGCGGTGGTCGGCGGCGTAGGTGGCAGCGCCATCGGTGGTGGCCGCGGCAGCATCGTCGCCGCCGTCATCGGTGCAGTGGCCGGCGGCCTGATCGGCTCCGCTACTGAAGAAGGTTTGACCCGTACCCAGGGTGTTGAAATTACTGTTCGTGAAGATGACGGCAGCATGCGTGCCTATGTGCAGCAGGTTCAGGAGAATGAAGTGTTCCGCGTAGGTGAGCGGGTGCGGATTTCCACAGTCGGCGGTACGAGTCGCGTATCGCACTAA